A genomic segment from Deinococcus roseus encodes:
- a CDS encoding GH1 family beta-glucosidase yields the protein MLDLNVFPPNFRWGTATAAYQIEGAAHEDGRGISIWDVFSYTPGNVKKGDSGDVACDHYHRYAEDFKLMKELGMNSYRLSISWPRILPKGRGEINEKGLAFYDRLIDELLKNGIEPYVTLYHWDLPQALQQLGGWANRDTVDAFEEYARIVVNRLGDRVKNWITHNEPWCAAFLGHGAGVHAPGLKDVGVSMQVAHHLLLSHGKAVRVIKEHDSSHKVGITLILGPSHAASDSPEDVAAAARHDAFLNTIYLDPLYGKGYPRVLFDHIPALAPKVQEGDLEIIATETDFLGVNYYQRSIVKHSEQLPFNFDGVRPPGPEFTFFDWEVYPKGLYEVLTRVHQDYAPKEIFITENGATFEDTLTEDGQVHDEQRRFYIERHLKSVQDAISEGVPVNGYFAWSFLDNFEWAEGFEKRFGLVYVDYATQNRHVKDSGKWYSKLVKEALGAVGV from the coding sequence ATGCTTGATCTGAACGTCTTCCCCCCGAACTTCCGCTGGGGCACCGCCACCGCCGCCTACCAGATTGAAGGCGCAGCCCACGAAGATGGACGCGGCATTTCCATCTGGGATGTCTTTTCCTACACCCCTGGAAACGTCAAAAAAGGCGACTCTGGCGACGTGGCCTGCGACCACTACCACCGTTACGCCGAGGACTTCAAACTGATGAAAGAACTGGGCATGAACAGCTACCGCCTGTCCATCAGCTGGCCCCGCATCCTGCCCAAAGGCCGGGGCGAAATCAATGAAAAAGGTCTGGCCTTTTATGACCGCCTGATTGATGAACTTCTGAAAAATGGCATCGAGCCTTACGTGACCCTGTACCACTGGGATTTGCCCCAGGCCCTGCAGCAACTCGGAGGTTGGGCCAACCGCGATACCGTGGACGCTTTTGAAGAATACGCCCGCATTGTGGTGAACCGCCTGGGGGACCGCGTCAAGAACTGGATCACCCACAATGAGCCCTGGTGCGCCGCATTCCTGGGCCACGGCGCAGGGGTGCACGCTCCCGGTCTGAAAGATGTGGGGGTCTCCATGCAAGTGGCCCACCACCTGCTGCTCTCCCACGGGAAAGCTGTTCGGGTCATCAAAGAGCACGACAGTTCACACAAGGTTGGGATCACACTGATTCTCGGCCCCAGCCATGCTGCCAGTGATTCTCCCGAAGATGTGGCTGCAGCAGCCCGTCACGACGCTTTCCTGAACACCATCTACCTGGATCCCCTTTACGGCAAGGGTTACCCCAGAGTGCTCTTTGACCACATCCCGGCTCTGGCCCCCAAAGTGCAGGAGGGGGACCTGGAAATCATCGCCACCGAGACCGATTTCCTGGGGGTCAACTATTACCAGCGCAGCATCGTGAAGCACTCAGAGCAGCTTCCCTTCAACTTTGATGGGGTGCGTCCTCCTGGGCCAGAATTCACCTTTTTTGACTGGGAGGTCTACCCTAAAGGACTCTACGAGGTGCTGACCCGCGTGCATCAGGATTACGCTCCAAAGGAAATCTTCATCACCGAGAACGGGGCCACCTTCGAGGACACCCTCACGGAAGACGGTCAGGTTCACGATGAGCAGCGCCGCTTCTACATCGAGCGCCACCTGAAATCTGTTCAGGACGCCATCTCTGAAGGGGTGCCCGTGAACGGCTACTTCGCCTGGAGCTTCCTCGACAACTTCGAGTGGGCAGAGGGTTTTGAGAAACGTTTCGGTCTGGTGTATGTGGATTACGCCACCCAGAACCGCCACGTGAAAGACTCTGGCAAGTGGTACAGCAAGCTGGTGAAAGAAGCGCTGGGAGCGGTTGGGGTTTAA
- a CDS encoding ABC transporter ATP-binding protein → MTSGTSNTHALELKDLNKVFASGNKKVHAVSHVNLTLRKKEVIAIVGESGSGKSTIARLITRLHAPTSGQLVIDGQNISQNPSGKELKHLRQRVQMIFQDPFGSINPLHHIGYTVGRPMEIHGIAKGKEKEKRVAQLLDRVGLSPGAEMTKKLPHELSGGQRQRVGIARALAANPSILLADEPTSMLDVSIRLDVMNLLLDLRDQEGLSMIFITHDLAGARYMSDRVAVMYAGHMVEVGPTDQVINRPAHPYTLLLRSAAPKPEESLRPERIDSRGDIPSLAALPTGCPFAPRCPFATPECTQALPEFRNVGTEHQVRCIHPQNQPQKELNHA, encoded by the coding sequence ATGACTTCTGGCACCAGCAACACCCATGCACTGGAACTCAAAGACCTCAACAAGGTTTTTGCCTCTGGCAACAAGAAAGTGCATGCGGTCAGCCATGTGAACCTGACCCTGCGCAAAAAAGAAGTGATCGCCATTGTGGGCGAGTCCGGCTCCGGAAAATCCACCATTGCAAGGCTGATCACCCGCCTGCATGCTCCCACTTCAGGCCAGCTGGTGATTGACGGGCAGAACATCTCCCAGAACCCCTCTGGGAAAGAACTGAAGCACCTGAGGCAGCGCGTGCAGATGATCTTCCAGGACCCTTTCGGAAGCATCAACCCCCTGCACCACATCGGGTACACCGTGGGTCGCCCCATGGAAATCCACGGGATTGCCAAAGGCAAAGAGAAAGAAAAACGGGTGGCACAACTGCTGGACCGGGTGGGCCTCTCCCCTGGTGCAGAGATGACCAAGAAGCTGCCCCACGAGCTTTCCGGTGGACAACGTCAACGTGTTGGGATCGCCCGTGCCCTCGCAGCCAACCCCTCCATCCTGCTGGCCGATGAACCCACCTCCATGCTGGACGTGTCGATCCGTCTGGATGTGATGAACCTGCTGCTGGATTTGCGCGACCAGGAAGGCCTGTCCATGATCTTCATCACGCACGACCTGGCTGGCGCACGCTACATGTCTGACCGGGTGGCGGTGATGTACGCAGGCCATATGGTGGAGGTCGGACCCACCGATCAGGTGATCAACCGCCCCGCCCACCCTTACACCCTGCTGCTGCGCTCTGCAGCCCCCAAACCCGAAGAGTCCCTGCGTCCTGAACGCATCGATTCCAGAGGAGACATCCCCAGTCTGGCCGCACTCCCTACGGGTTGCCCCTTTGCTCCCCGCTGCCCTTTTGCCACACCGGAATGCACCCAGGCCCTGCCTGAATTCAGAAATGTGGGTACCGAGCATCAGGTGCGGTGCATCCACCCCCAGAACCAGCCTCAAAAGGAGTTGAACCATGCTTGA
- a CDS encoding LacI family DNA-binding transcriptional regulator yields MTRKRTTIKDVSVLAGVSVSTVSRVLNSSGPISEDTRKLVESAATQLKYQPNPLARGLVNQQLGGIGVMVPWIAGPYFGVFLEGIQRVLRETDYRLVVASGQGNRDNEQETLAYLLNNDADGVIYYGERLSAADLEQINPHMKPVVVMGQDPAELPNNIGIDDELGAYLATRYLIDHGHSEIAHISGDPHTHVTRSKLAGYQRALSQAGLPYRSGLVVSSNYTEPGGYQAALKLLAGPAFTAIFCGNDQMAMGSYQALRDFNKRIPEDVSMVGFDDILFSRYMHPALTTVRVPIYEMGMAAASTVLRLLDRTHQEVRSVLEPQLIVRHSVLNLKPTPP; encoded by the coding sequence ATGACCAGAAAACGAACCACCATCAAGGATGTCTCTGTCCTCGCTGGCGTTTCGGTGTCCACGGTGTCCCGGGTGCTGAACTCCAGCGGCCCGATCTCCGAAGACACCCGAAAACTTGTCGAGTCGGCAGCAACGCAACTGAAATACCAGCCCAACCCGCTGGCCAGAGGACTGGTCAATCAACAACTGGGGGGGATTGGGGTGATGGTGCCCTGGATTGCCGGTCCGTATTTTGGGGTTTTTCTGGAAGGCATCCAGCGGGTGCTGAGGGAAACGGATTACCGTCTGGTGGTCGCCAGCGGTCAGGGGAACCGCGACAACGAACAGGAAACCCTTGCTTACCTGCTGAACAACGATGCCGATGGCGTGATCTATTACGGAGAACGCCTTTCTGCAGCAGATCTTGAGCAGATCAACCCGCACATGAAACCCGTGGTGGTGATGGGACAGGACCCGGCAGAACTCCCCAACAACATCGGCATCGATGATGAGCTGGGGGCTTACCTGGCCACCCGTTACCTGATTGACCATGGTCACAGCGAAATTGCCCACATCAGTGGAGATCCACACACCCACGTCACCCGCTCCAAGCTGGCAGGTTACCAGAGGGCTCTGTCCCAGGCCGGGTTGCCTTACCGCAGTGGGCTGGTGGTGTCCTCGAATTACACCGAACCCGGAGGCTACCAGGCCGCCCTGAAACTGCTGGCCGGGCCTGCTTTCACCGCCATTTTCTGCGGCAACGACCAGATGGCGATGGGCAGTTACCAGGCCCTCAGGGATTTCAACAAACGCATTCCCGAGGATGTCTCGATGGTTGGTTTTGACGACATCCTGTTTTCCCGTTACATGCATCCGGCCCTGACCACCGTGCGCGTTCCCATTTATGAAATGGGGATGGCAGCGGCAAGCACCGTGCTCAGGCTGTTGGACCGAACACACCAGGAGGTGAGATCTGTTCTAGAGCCCCAGTTGATCGTCCGCCATTCCGTCCTCAACCTGAAACCCACACCCCCCTGA
- a CDS encoding aminoglycoside phosphotransferase family protein, whose protein sequence is MAKLHDHEVDTSAEVVQHLLTTQFPEFAHLPLNVMQSSGTDNRMYRLGKALTVRLPRISWATPQVEKEHLWLPRLAPHLPLQIPEPVALGQPDDTYPWHWSIYRWLEGKNASLEGVSDADLLAKDLAGFMLALQNIPATDGPVPGHHNFGRGVSLHERDPMTRKALQELEGWFDVKALTSLWEKALSAPAWDSPPVWIHGDLQAGNLLVHNGKLHAVIDFGGLGVGDPACDLMVAWNLFDAPTRETFRQALQADDASWERGKGWALSVAVVALPYYRHTNPGLVAISTQALNALLADQG, encoded by the coding sequence ATGGCAAAATTGCATGACCATGAAGTGGACACCAGCGCAGAAGTGGTGCAGCACCTGCTGACCACCCAATTTCCTGAGTTTGCACACCTTCCCCTGAACGTGATGCAGTCCAGCGGCACCGACAACCGCATGTACCGCCTGGGGAAAGCTTTGACTGTGCGTTTGCCGCGCATTTCCTGGGCCACACCCCAGGTGGAAAAAGAGCATCTGTGGTTGCCCAGGCTGGCCCCACACCTGCCCCTGCAGATTCCAGAACCTGTGGCACTGGGACAGCCTGATGACACCTATCCCTGGCACTGGTCCATCTACCGCTGGCTGGAAGGCAAAAATGCCTCTCTGGAGGGGGTTTCAGATGCTGACCTGCTGGCAAAAGACCTTGCCGGGTTCATGCTGGCTTTGCAAAACATTCCTGCAACAGATGGGCCTGTTCCGGGGCACCACAATTTTGGCAGGGGTGTTTCTTTGCATGAACGCGACCCCATGACCCGCAAGGCCCTGCAAGAACTGGAAGGCTGGTTTGATGTGAAAGCGCTGACATCCCTCTGGGAAAAAGCCCTGAGCGCTCCAGCCTGGGACAGTCCACCTGTGTGGATCCATGGGGACCTGCAAGCAGGAAACCTGCTCGTCCACAACGGGAAACTGCATGCGGTGATTGATTTTGGAGGTCTGGGGGTGGGAGACCCGGCCTGTGACCTGATGGTGGCCTGGAACCTTTTTGATGCTCCCACCCGTGAAACCTTCCGTCAGGCCCTGCAGGCAGACGATGCCTCCTGGGAACGGGGCAAGGGATGGGCGCTTTCGGTGGCGGTGGTGGCCCTCCCCTATTACCGTCACACCAATCCCGGTCTGGTGGCCATTTCAACGCAGGCCCTGAACGCGCTTCTGGCAGATCAGGGCTGA
- a CDS encoding HAD-IA family hydrolase, whose amino-acid sequence MTVLLFDVDGVVLKPPQQLFSIHAAEKYQLPEDLINRFFVGVFYQCLRGELDLKAALAPELPMWGYPGSVEAFMQEWFDIDFVPDEELLAVVDRLRAEGYACHLATNQETHRAAYLWERLQGHFDGMFASSHLKAKKPDPEYFQQVQKALGTAEIHFWDDQSKNVEAAQQAGWNAHLYLSPEAVLNVLQKENLLQTPQP is encoded by the coding sequence ATGACCGTTTTGCTTTTTGATGTGGATGGGGTGGTCCTGAAGCCGCCCCAGCAGTTGTTTTCCATTCACGCTGCAGAAAAATACCAGTTGCCAGAAGACCTGATCAACCGTTTCTTTGTGGGTGTCTTTTACCAGTGTCTGCGTGGAGAGCTGGACCTCAAAGCAGCCCTGGCCCCGGAGTTGCCCATGTGGGGCTATCCAGGGTCTGTGGAAGCGTTCATGCAGGAATGGTTTGACATCGACTTCGTGCCAGATGAAGAACTTCTGGCAGTGGTGGACCGGCTCAGGGCTGAAGGCTACGCCTGCCATCTGGCCACCAACCAGGAAACACACCGTGCTGCTTACCTGTGGGAACGCCTGCAAGGTCATTTTGATGGCATGTTCGCCTCGTCACACCTGAAGGCCAAGAAACCCGACCCGGAGTATTTCCAGCAGGTCCAGAAAGCCCTGGGAACAGCAGAAATTCACTTCTGGGACGATCAAAGCAAAAATGTGGAAGCTGCACAGCAGGCAGGCTGGAACGCCCACCTCTACCTGAGCCCTGAAGCAGTTCTAAATGTGCTGCAAAAGGAAAACCTGTTGCAGACCCCTCAGCCCTGA
- a CDS encoding glycoside hydrolase family 3 N-terminal domain-containing protein, translated as MNKSKTLLLTALMAVSLAACAQTGTTPPPGPGPDTPTVFQNFEAPVDVDAADSAAQIRTYKEKGADPLVITQETIKDADNKDTKALKVVYNLTGSWGGFDFKIADASGKKWSNADWSSFKAITFMFYGEGSGKTYRFDLLDNKGPNKDIDSAERFEFPFKDDTKGWKKIEVPFDQLVRRGWQPSGETPNDGVTLSEVWGFTLELSNGQGEDKSRTIYFDDFKLVPGGTKPPVSVKASLSGTKVAVNEGAAATFTVKLDKKPTAAVTVKYSTADKSAKAGTNYTAASGTLNFAAGEDTKTFTVQTSNTAVAEGNVTVKVTLSDPSGATLGTDKEGTVYIKDGEKFPYQDSSKTVEFRVNDLLSRMTLEEKIGQMTQAERGAVNGKKYDLADLSLGSLLSGGGSAPTTGNNPEDWANMVDDFQNYALLSRLSIPMLYGVDGVHGHHNVYGTTIFPHNIGLGATRNPVLAKQIGEVTAAEIYATGIRWDFSPCVCVGRDERWGRTYESFGEDPEIASMMTPIIDGYQGASLNNKNSVMATAKHYVGDGGTTYTGGKIDQGNTEMDEATLRKIHLPPFIEAIKRNVGSIMPSYSSFNGLKMHANKHLLTDVLKTELGFKGFLISDWAAIDQIPGDYNSDITTSINAGLDMIMVPDKYQTFYEGAIAEVKAGHIQMSRIDDAVKRILTKKFELGLFEKPFSDRSEIAQIGSAAHRAVARQAVQESLVLLKNQDSTLPLKKTGKLLVAGNHANNIGLQSGGWTISWQGSAGAITKGTTILEGIKAANAGAEYVAAPTAADVTGKGYEAAIVVVGEQPYAEGAGDNGTLTLSANDQNTINNVCSNVKCVVVLVSGRPMIINDELSKASAFVAAWLPGSEGAGVADVLFGDKDFKGKLPVSWPRSVAQLPLNVGDATYDPLFAYGFGLNYAK; from the coding sequence ATGAACAAATCCAAAACCCTGCTGCTCACCGCCCTGATGGCTGTTTCTCTGGCAGCCTGTGCCCAGACCGGCACCACCCCTCCTCCCGGCCCCGGTCCTGACACCCCCACGGTGTTCCAGAATTTTGAAGCGCCTGTGGATGTGGATGCTGCAGACAGTGCTGCCCAGATCCGCACCTACAAGGAAAAAGGTGCAGATCCGCTGGTGATCACCCAGGAAACCATCAAAGACGCAGACAACAAGGACACCAAAGCCCTGAAGGTGGTTTACAACCTGACCGGCAGCTGGGGTGGCTTTGACTTCAAAATTGCAGATGCCTCTGGGAAAAAATGGAGCAATGCCGACTGGAGCAGCTTCAAGGCCATCACCTTCATGTTTTACGGTGAAGGCAGCGGCAAAACCTACCGTTTTGATTTGCTGGACAACAAAGGCCCCAACAAGGACATCGACAGCGCCGAGCGTTTTGAATTCCCCTTCAAAGACGACACCAAAGGCTGGAAGAAAATCGAGGTGCCTTTTGACCAGCTGGTGCGCCGCGGCTGGCAGCCTTCTGGCGAGACCCCCAACGATGGTGTGACCCTCTCTGAAGTGTGGGGTTTCACGCTGGAACTGTCCAACGGCCAGGGCGAGGACAAGAGCCGCACCATCTACTTTGACGACTTCAAACTGGTTCCTGGGGGCACCAAGCCTCCCGTTTCGGTGAAAGCCTCTCTGTCTGGCACCAAAGTGGCCGTCAATGAAGGGGCAGCTGCCACTTTCACGGTCAAACTGGACAAGAAACCCACTGCTGCCGTCACTGTGAAGTACAGCACCGCCGACAAATCTGCAAAAGCAGGCACCAATTACACCGCAGCTTCCGGAACCCTGAATTTCGCTGCTGGAGAGGACACCAAGACCTTCACGGTACAGACCAGCAACACCGCTGTGGCAGAGGGCAACGTCACCGTCAAAGTCACCCTCTCTGATCCCAGTGGGGCCACCCTGGGCACCGACAAGGAAGGCACCGTCTACATCAAAGATGGTGAGAAGTTCCCTTACCAGGACAGCAGCAAGACGGTGGAGTTCCGGGTGAACGATTTGCTCTCCAGAATGACCCTGGAAGAGAAAATCGGTCAGATGACCCAGGCCGAGCGTGGCGCGGTCAACGGCAAGAAATACGACCTTGCCGACCTGTCTCTGGGCTCCCTCTTGAGCGGAGGTGGCTCTGCCCCCACCACCGGAAACAACCCCGAAGACTGGGCCAACATGGTGGACGACTTCCAGAACTACGCCCTGCTCAGCCGCCTCTCCATTCCCATGCTGTACGGGGTGGACGGCGTGCACGGTCACCACAACGTGTACGGCACCACCATTTTCCCGCACAACATCGGTCTGGGAGCCACCCGCAACCCGGTGCTGGCCAAACAGATCGGTGAAGTCACCGCTGCAGAAATTTACGCCACCGGCATCCGCTGGGATTTCTCGCCCTGCGTGTGTGTGGGCCGCGATGAGCGCTGGGGCCGCACCTATGAATCCTTCGGGGAGGATCCTGAGATTGCCAGCATGATGACCCCCATCATTGACGGCTACCAGGGCGCATCCCTGAACAACAAAAACAGCGTGATGGCCACCGCCAAGCACTACGTTGGCGATGGCGGCACCACCTACACGGGCGGCAAGATCGACCAGGGCAACACCGAAATGGACGAGGCCACCCTGCGCAAGATCCACCTGCCCCCCTTCATTGAGGCCATCAAGCGCAATGTGGGCAGCATCATGCCTTCCTACAGCAGCTTTAACGGCCTGAAGATGCACGCCAACAAGCACCTGCTGACCGATGTGCTGAAAACCGAACTGGGCTTCAAGGGCTTCCTGATCTCCGACTGGGCTGCCATTGACCAGATTCCCGGAGATTACAACTCCGACATCACCACCTCGATCAATGCCGGTCTGGACATGATCATGGTTCCAGACAAGTACCAGACCTTCTATGAAGGTGCCATTGCCGAAGTGAAAGCCGGACACATCCAGATGTCCCGCATCGATGACGCAGTGAAGCGCATCCTCACCAAGAAGTTCGAGCTGGGCCTCTTCGAGAAACCCTTCTCTGACCGCAGTGAGATTGCGCAGATCGGTTCTGCCGCCCACCGTGCAGTGGCCCGCCAGGCCGTGCAGGAATCCCTGGTGCTGCTGAAGAACCAGGACAGCACCCTGCCCCTCAAGAAAACCGGCAAATTGCTGGTCGCTGGCAACCACGCCAACAACATCGGTCTGCAGAGCGGCGGATGGACCATCAGCTGGCAGGGGAGCGCTGGAGCCATCACCAAAGGCACCACCATCCTGGAAGGCATCAAGGCTGCCAATGCAGGTGCAGAATACGTGGCTGCCCCCACTGCTGCAGATGTGACGGGCAAAGGCTATGAAGCAGCCATCGTGGTGGTCGGTGAGCAGCCCTATGCAGAAGGCGCTGGCGACAACGGCACCCTGACCCTCAGCGCAAATGACCAGAACACCATCAACAATGTGTGCAGCAACGTCAAGTGCGTGGTGGTGCTGGTCTCTGGCCGTCCCATGATCATCAATGACGAGCTCTCCAAGGCCAGCGCATTTGTGGCCGCATGGCTCCCCGGCTCTGAAGGTGCAGGCGTGGCAGATGTGCTGTTCGGAGACAAGGACTTCAAGGGCAAACTCCCCGTGAGCTGGCCCAGGAGCGTGGCCCAGTTGCCCCTCAACGTGGGCGATGCCACCTACGACCCCCTCTTTGCTTACGGTTTTGGCCTGAACTACGCCAAATAA
- a CDS encoding GNAT family N-acetyltransferase, whose amino-acid sequence MRYLQERALTPEQLAQALNLQVSINETSGLDLKLGLDYEPLKVHETPWNRHHLMLNGDRVVGYGSILGAYHMPELKVMVAPEFRRQGMATRMLRSMARACAVPGVQKVLGICEAASSAGQAFLQKWGVTLDFAEYRMVLNLGQFEAPELPEGTTESQAAPEDAESIAEGARKDFGFGMNLDDLRRELREEPEPHRVLKVNGRVVSNLRVFHTESRAGIYAFRVHPDFRRKGLGELLMRQVLFDLQQQGYQQVWLEVNSSNPPAIALYKKLGFEVSVNYGYYRL is encoded by the coding sequence ATGCGTTATTTACAGGAACGGGCACTGACGCCCGAACAACTGGCCCAGGCCCTGAATTTGCAAGTCAGCATCAATGAAACATCTGGGCTTGACCTCAAACTGGGGCTGGATTATGAACCCCTCAAGGTGCATGAAACCCCCTGGAACCGGCACCACCTGATGCTAAATGGAGACCGGGTGGTGGGTTACGGGAGCATTCTGGGGGCTTACCACATGCCCGAACTGAAAGTGATGGTGGCCCCTGAATTTCGCAGGCAGGGCATGGCGACCCGCATGCTCAGGAGCATGGCGCGGGCCTGTGCCGTTCCCGGCGTGCAGAAGGTGCTGGGGATTTGTGAAGCAGCGTCCAGCGCAGGTCAGGCTTTTTTGCAGAAATGGGGGGTGACCCTGGATTTTGCAGAATACCGCATGGTGCTGAACCTCGGACAGTTTGAAGCCCCTGAACTTCCCGAAGGCACCACCGAGTCCCAGGCAGCACCTGAAGATGCAGAAAGCATTGCTGAGGGGGCCAGAAAGGATTTCGGGTTTGGCATGAACCTGGATGACCTGCGCAGAGAACTGCGCGAGGAGCCCGAACCCCACCGGGTTTTGAAGGTCAATGGGCGGGTGGTGTCCAATTTGCGGGTGTTTCACACCGAAAGCAGGGCGGGGATTTATGCCTTCCGGGTGCATCCTGATTTTCGCAGAAAAGGTCTGGGGGAACTGTTGATGCGTCAGGTGCTCTTTGATTTGCAACAGCAGGGGTACCAGCAGGTGTGGCTGGAGGTCAATTCCAGCAACCCTCCGGCCATTGCCCTATATAAAAAACTGGGGTTTGAGGTGAGTGTCAATTATGGCTATTACCGCCTTTAA